The genomic interval ATGGTGTAGCGGCCGCCGGGCAGGCCGGTGGAGCTGCTGAAGCCGCCCTTGTACACGTAGAGGGTGGCGGAGGAGCTGCCGACGGCCAGGTCGGCCTTGCCGTCGCCGTCGAAGTCGCCGGCGGCCAGGGACAGGCCCCAGTTGTCGTGCGAGGAGACGGCCGGGTCCGGTACGTCGCTCGCCTTGCCGGTGAGGCCGCTCGCCGAACCCCACAGGATCGCGAGGGCGCCGCCGTCGGTGTCGGTGCCGACCTTCTCGTACGGCGAGGCCACGGCGAGGTCGTCGTAGCCGTCGCCGTTGAAGTCGGCGTAGGCCGTCGCGCCGCCGAACAGGTCTCCGGTCTCGGCGTTGCCGGGCACGGTACCGGAGTTCTGGCTGAGGACCGTGCGCTTGGCCGAGGTCACGCCGGAGCCGGTGCTGCCGTAGAGGGCGACGACCTGGCCGGCGTTGGCGTGACCGCTGACGGAGGCGGTGGCGGCCGTGGCCAGGACGTCGCCGATGCCGTCGCCGTTGAAGTCGGCCTTCGCGACCTTGAACGAGTCGGCGGCGGTGGCCGTCGTCGCCGAGACCGTGAGCAGACCGCCCGTCAGCGCGGCAGCGGCGGCCGTCGCGAGGGCGAGTCTGAGGTGCCGGTGGTGCTTCTGGTGCATGCGGGATTCTCCTGCGGCATGCGGGGGACGCCGGGGACGGCATCCGCGTCGATGGGGTGCGGACCGTCCGTGTTTGCCTGGTGTTGTCCTCCGGGACACGGGCGGTTGGCGATCAGGAGACCTTTGGTGGGGCCCGAGGGTTGTACGTGATGCGGCGGGTTCTTCGGCGGCGGACATCGGGCGTACGCCGATGTCCCGCGCCCTTCCGGAAGTGCGGGACATCGGCGTAGGGCGGACAGCCGGTGCGGTGGTCAGCCGACGTCCGAGGGGTCCAGTCGGTAGATCGTCGAGGTGCTGTTCGACTGGCTGCTCTGCGAAGAAGAGCTGCCCGTGCTGTAGTCGCTCTCCTTCACCGCCGTGCCGTTCTTCTGCACCCAGCTCGTGATCTCCTGGCTGAGGCTGCTGTTGCCGCCCATGCCACCGCCGCCGAGCTGGACGTAGTGCAACTCGCCCTTCTTCACCAGCTCCTTGAGCCGGGTCAGGGTCATCGCCCGGTCGGTGCCGGTGAAGCCCCACATGGAGATGACGGGCTTGTGGGTGCTGAGGATCAGCTGGCCGGCACTCTGCGAATTGGACACCGCGAGCAGCCACTTGGCACCGTCCTGGTGCTTCTCCAGGTACGAGACCAGCGCGCTGTCGACGCTGCCGCCCATGCCGCCGCCACCGCCGGGGCCGCCCCTCGCGCTGCCGCTGCCGGTGCCTGTGCCGTCGGGAGGTGTGCCGCCGCCCGGGAACTCCCCGTTCGTGCCGCCCGGCGCGCCGCCCTGCGGGAGTTCACCGTTGCCGCCACCGGGCTGCATCTGGCCGTTGCCACCACCGTTGCCGCTGTCGCCGCCGGGGAGTTCCCCGTCCCCCTGGCCGCTGCCCTGCCGGGTGCCGCCTGGCAGCTGGTCGCCGAAGCCACCTCGGCCACCCCCGCCGCCGGGACCGCCCATGCCGCCCCCGGTCGACGGACCCGCCGTCGGGTTGGTGCCGCCCATCCCGCCGATGGTGGCGGAGAAGGCCGGCGAGGCGGCGTACGCCGTCGGACCCGCGAGGGCCGCCACGACCGCCGCGGCGACCGACACCCCGAGCAGCCGGAGCCTCGTCCCCGAGGCCGCCGTACGGAAGACGAACAGGCCCACGATCGCGAGGGCCATGACCACGCCGACGACCGGCCACAGCCAGGTGTTCCAGCCGGTGGCCCGGCGCAGCAGCACGATCGCCCAGACGCCGGTGACCGCGAGCCCGGCCGGCAGCACCCAGGACCACCGGACGTCACCGCTGCGGAAGGCGCGCCACAGCATGACACCGCCCGCGCCGGTCAGCGCCGCGATGCCCGGGGCGAGCGCGGTCGTGTAGTAGGGATGCATGGTGCCCTCGGCCATCGCGAAGGTCAGGTAGTGCAGCACCAGCCAGCCGCCCCACAGGACGAGCGCCGCCCGGGTCAGGTCGGTGCGCGGGGCGCGGCCGCACAGCAACAGGCCGGCGACGAGCGCGAGGAAGGCGAAGGGGATCAGCCAGGAGATCTGGCCGCCGAGGATCTCGTTGAACATCCGGCCGATGCCCGCGGTGCCGGCGAAGGTGCCGCCTCCCCCGCCTCCGCCGCCCCCGCCGTTGCCCTCGCCGCCGAGGACCCGGCCCAGGCCGTTGTAGCCCATGATCAGGTTCCAGGCGGAGCCGTCCGTCGAACCGCCGATGTAGGGCCGTTCGTCTGCCGGGACGAGCGAGACCGCCGTCGCCCACCAGAAGCTGGAGACCGCCAACGCCACCGCCGCGAGGGCCAGGTTGACGGCCTTCTTCTTCCAGCCGAGCTTCGAGGCGTACACGTACACGGCGAAGACGGCCGGCAGGGCGATGTAGCCCTGGAGCATCTTGGTGTTGAAGGCGAGTCCGAACAGGACCGCGGAGCCGATCAGCGGCAGCAGCCTGTCGGTGCGCACAGCGCGCAGCGCGAGGGCCGCGCCGCCCACCATGAGCAGTACCAGGATCGTGTCGGGGTTGTTGTCCCGGTTGATCGCGACGGTGATCGGGGTGAGCGCGAGGACGAGCGCGGCGAGCGCGGCCGCCGCGTGCCCGAACACCCGCTTCACGGAGGTGTGCAGGATCCAGATGGTGCCGAGGGCGGCCGCTGTCTCGGGCAGCATCATCTGCCAGGTGCCGAAGCCGAAGACGCGGCACGACAGCCCCATGATCATCAGGGCGAACGGCGGCTTGTCGACGGTGAGGAAGTTCCCCGCGTCGAGCGACCCGAAGAACCAGGCCTTCCAGCTCTGCGTACCGCTGTAGACCGCGGCGCTGTAGAAGCTGTTGAGGCTGTTTCCGCTCAGATTCCAGCCGTACAGGACGCCGGCCAGCACCAGGATCGCGAGCAGGGCGGGCAGCGACCAGCGTGGCGCCTTGTCCGGGGGTGCCGCGGTGAGGGCCGGTGGTGGCCAGTCGGCGGACACGGTCTCGGTGGGGGAGTGGGGATCGGTGGCAGATGTCACCCGGGCATCGTGCGGAGGCGGCTTGGGTGAGGGCTGTGACGTACCTGGCGCCATCCTGTGAAACTGCCACGCGTTAGGTAACGACTCGCACAACCATTCCCCATGCGTACAACCATTCCCCCGCACCCGAGAGTCAACAGGGCATGACACGGGGGATATCGAGATACACGAAATGGATCGCGACGGGCGCGCTGGCCGCGTGCGTCGCCGCCGCCGCTCCGGCCGCCGCCGCGACCGCACCGGCCGTCAGCTGCACGTCCGCCAAGGCGGGCCTCGCCGACAAACTCAAGCGGGACATCACGTCCGCCCTCGCCAACCGCTCCGGCACCGTCGCCGTGGGCCTCTACGACCGTACGACCAAGACCACCTGCACCCTGCGTTCCTCCACCGCCTACGACTCGGCGAGCGTGGTCAAGGTGACCGTCCTCGCCACGCTTTTGTGGGACGCGAAGAAGCACAACAGGTATCTGACCGACACCGAGACCACGCTCGCCAAGGCCATGATCACCAAGTCGGACAACGACGCGACCAGCAAGCTGTGGCGGCAGCTCGGCCTGACCAAGATCAAGGGCTTCCTCGCCGCGGCCGGCATGACCCAGACCAAGCCGGGGGCGAACAACTACTGGGGCCTGACCCAGATCACCGTCACCGACGAGCAGAAGCTGCTCAAGCTGGTCACCGCGAAGAACACGGTCCTGAGCGACAACTCACGTGCCTACATCCTCAAGTTGATGGGCCAGGTCATCTCGTCGCAGCGTTGGGGCACCCCGTACGGCGCCGGGTCGGGCATCGCCTGGCACGTCAAGAACGGCTGGCTCCAGCGCTCCACCCACGGCTGGCGGGTGCACAGCGTCGGCACCTTCACGGGCGGCGGCCACGACTACATGATCACGGTGCTCACGCACGGCAACAGCACCATGAACTACGGCATCACCACGATCCAGGGCGTCTCCAAGGTCATCCACCGGGACCTCGCGGCGAGCTGAGCCGAAGCCTGCCGGACT from Streptomyces sp. CC0208 carries:
- a CDS encoding glycosyltransferase family 39 protein, which codes for MTSATDPHSPTETVSADWPPPALTAAPPDKAPRWSLPALLAILVLAGVLYGWNLSGNSLNSFYSAAVYSGTQSWKAWFFGSLDAGNFLTVDKPPFALMIMGLSCRVFGFGTWQMMLPETAAALGTIWILHTSVKRVFGHAAAALAALVLALTPITVAINRDNNPDTILVLLMVGGAALALRAVRTDRLLPLIGSAVLFGLAFNTKMLQGYIALPAVFAVYVYASKLGWKKKAVNLALAAVALAVSSFWWATAVSLVPADERPYIGGSTDGSAWNLIMGYNGLGRVLGGEGNGGGGGGGGGGTFAGTAGIGRMFNEILGGQISWLIPFAFLALVAGLLLCGRAPRTDLTRAALVLWGGWLVLHYLTFAMAEGTMHPYYTTALAPGIAALTGAGGVMLWRAFRSGDVRWSWVLPAGLAVTGVWAIVLLRRATGWNTWLWPVVGVVMALAIVGLFVFRTAASGTRLRLLGVSVAAAVVAALAGPTAYAASPAFSATIGGMGGTNPTAGPSTGGGMGGPGGGGGRGGFGDQLPGGTRQGSGQGDGELPGGDSGNGGGNGQMQPGGGNGELPQGGAPGGTNGEFPGGGTPPDGTGTGSGSARGGPGGGGGMGGSVDSALVSYLEKHQDGAKWLLAVSNSQSAGQLILSTHKPVISMWGFTGTDRAMTLTRLKELVKKGELHYVQLGGGGMGGNSSLSQEITSWVQKNGTAVKESDYSTGSSSSQSSQSNSTSTIYRLDPSDVG
- a CDS encoding serine hydrolase — translated: MTRGISRYTKWIATGALAACVAAAAPAAAATAPAVSCTSAKAGLADKLKRDITSALANRSGTVAVGLYDRTTKTTCTLRSSTAYDSASVVKVTVLATLLWDAKKHNRYLTDTETTLAKAMITKSDNDATSKLWRQLGLTKIKGFLAAAGMTQTKPGANNYWGLTQITVTDEQKLLKLVTAKNTVLSDNSRAYILKLMGQVISSQRWGTPYGAGSGIAWHVKNGWLQRSTHGWRVHSVGTFTGGGHDYMITVLTHGNSTMNYGITTIQGVSKVIHRDLAAS